A genomic region of Zea mays cultivar B73 chromosome 6, Zm-B73-REFERENCE-NAM-5.0, whole genome shotgun sequence contains the following coding sequences:
- the LOC103630772 gene encoding long-chain-fatty-acid--AMP ligase FadD32 has protein sequence MCTENYDACYPDQPVVDRYLPVWAKLPAFAAKPAFVWADDDAASTRTALTYAQLDATAACMARNLLAGTGTGSLRRGDAVLVLASPGLRLVKLLFACQRAGLTAVPVVPPDDPATLSGPAHAHLLRAVSQARPAAAVADAGYIDAVAKAVASSVAGGENARLAAMLGSLRWLAVDELERVCDGPQTPYVGCGPDDVYLIQYTSGATGVPRPVVVTAGSAAHNVRAARKAYDLHPGSVVVSWLPQYHDCGLMFLLLTVVAGATCVLAAPGAFVRRPDLWLELVSEFGATCTPVPSFALPLVLRRGQRRRPLQLGSLRNLILINEPIYESRVGEFVEAFRCHGLRAASVSPSYGLAENCTFVSTAWRPSACSESDRLPSYMKLLPSARLSPAAANEVPAEIEIAVVDEGTGEPVEDGVEGEIWVSSPSNASGYLGHPSASREVFCARVPGRTGACFVRTGDRGVVRGAERYLYVVGRSADVLALDAGRRHVHTHYVETAAFGSASGRLRGGCVAAFATSSSTPWSRSQIGVVAVVAELQKGSAGVGDHRGLCDGIRAAVWREEGVRVGLVALVDGGVVPKTTSGKLRRGAAREMLAAGKLSLVFETRYDDCDGSVAGVRGEEEETAAKSGASWLEGEGGETGMATEAFGSASRRLRLQSFL, from the coding sequence ATGTGCACCGAGAACTACGACGCGTGCTACCCAGACCAGCCGGTGGTCGACCGCTACCTCCCCGTGTGGGCCAAGCTGCCGGCGTTCGCCGCCAAGCCGGCCTTCGTCTGGGCCGACGACGACGCGGCGTCGACGCGCACCGCGCTGACTTACGCGCAGCTCGACGCCACCGCCGCATGCATGGCGCGCAACCTCCTCGCCGGCACCGGCACCGGCAGCCTCCGCCGGGGCGACGCCGTCCTCGTGCTCGCCTCGCCGGGCCTCCGCCTCGTCAAGCTGCTCTTCGCGTGCCAGCGCGCGGGGCTCACGGCGGTACCCGTCGTGCCCCCCGACGACCCGGCCACGCTCAGCGGCCCCGCGCACGCGCACCTCCTGCGCGCCGTGTCGCAGGCCAGGCCGGCTGCCGCTGTCGCCGACGCCGGTTACATAGACGCCGTCGCCAAGGCGGTCGCTTCTTCCGTCGCCGGGGGCGAGAACGCCCGCCTGGCTGCCATGCTGGGGAGCCTGCGCTGGCTGGCCGTCGACGAGCTGGAGCGCGTGTGTGATGGGCCGCAGACGCCGTACGTGGGCTGTGGGCCGGACGACGTGTACCTGATCCAGTATACCTCCGGAGCGACGGGCGTCCCGAGGCCCGTGGTGGTCACCGCGGGCTCGGCGGCCCACAACGTGCGGGCCGCGAGGAAGGCCTACGACCTGCACCCCGGCAGCGTCGTCGTGTCGTGGCTGCCGCAGTACCACGACTGCGGCCTCATGTTCCTGCTCCTCACCGTCGTCGCCGGCGCCACCTGCGTGCTTGCCGCCCCGGGCGCATTCGTCCGGCGCCCTGACCTCTGGCTCGAACTCGTCTCCGAGTTCGGGGCCACGTGCACGCCCGTGCCGTCCTTCGCGCTGCCGCTCGTCCTCCGGCGCGGCCAGCGGCGGCGGCCGCTTCAGCTCGGCAGCCTGCgcaacctcatcctcatcaacGAGCCCATCTACGAGTCGCGCGTCGGCGAGTTCGTGGAGGCGTTCCGCTGCCACGGCCTGCGCGCCGCCTCCGTCTCGCCGTCCTACGGCCTCGCGGAGAACTGCACCTTCGTGTCCACCGCGTGGCGGCCGAGCGCGTGCTCTGAATCTGATCGCCTCCCGTCCTACATGAAGCTCCTGCCGTCGGCGAGGCTATCTCCGGCCGCGGCGAACGAGGTGCCGGCTGAGATCGAGATCGCCGTCGTGGACGAGGGCACAGGCGAACCGGTGGAGGACGGCGTGGAGGGTGAGATATGGGTGTCCTCGCCGAGCAACGCGTCGGGGTACCTCGGCCACCCGTCGGCGAGCCGCGAGGTGTTCTGCGCGCGGGTGCCGGGGCGGACAGGCGCGTGCTTCGTGCGCACGGGCGACCGCGGCGTAGTCAGGGGGGCTGAGCGGTACCTGTACGTCGTCGGCCGGAGCGCCGACGTCCTCGCGCTCGACGCAGGACGGCGCCACGTGCACACGCATTACGTAGAGACGGCGGCCTTCGGCAGCGCGTCGGGTCGCCTGAGAGGCGGCTGCGTCGCAGCTTTCGCGACGTCGTCGTCGACGCCGTGGTCACGTTCGCAGATCGGCGTCGTGGCCGTCGTCGCGGAGCTACAGAAGGGAAGCGCCGGCGTCGGCGATCACAGGGGCCTGTGCGACGGCATAAGGGCAGCGGTGTGGCGGGAAGAAGGCGTCAGGGTTGGTTTGGTCGCGCTGGTTGACGGTGGGGTGGTGCCCAAGACGACGTCGGGCAAGTTACGCCGTGGGGCGGCGAGGGAGATGCTGGCCGCCGGAAAGCTCTCACTGGTCTTTGAAACACGATACGACGACTGTGATGGATCGGTGGCTGGGGTGAGAGGCGAAGAGGAGGAGACAGCGGCGAAGTCCGGAGCTAGTTGGCTGGAAGGAGAGGGCGGAGAGACCGGCATGGCTACCGAAGCCTTCGGGAGCGCGAGCCGTCGTCTTCGCTTGCAGTCATTTCTTTAG
- the LOC100274123 gene encoding uncharacterized protein LOC100274123, whose amino-acid sequence MGEQSLSQPKPQPLSPFPSPPASAALPPPASASASASASAASTSRTTSAAASRPKKKVTNPSPDRNPAKKPRLTFSIPGRPLSAVGEVGVAIRYLRAADPALAAVIDAHEPPVFQCPHRPFHSLVRSILYQQLAFKAAASVYSRFLALLGGESCVAPDAVLALTPHQLRQIGVSPRKASYLHDLARKYASGILSDAAIVNMDDRSLAAMLTMVKGIGSWSVHMFMIFSLARPDVLPSADLGVRKGVQMLYALEDVPRPSQMDKLCERWRPYRSVGAWYMWRLIESKVPQPAPAIPVGSLAFPSPDGQSMLQQQEQQQQQTVIQMIDPLQMLPGMG is encoded by the coding sequence ATGGGCGAGCAATCCCTCTCCCAGCCCAAGCCCCAGCCTCTCTCCCCGTTCCCGTCGCCTCCCGCCTCCGCCGCGTTGCCGCCCCCCGCCTCTGCCTCTGCCTCTGCCTCTGCCTCTGCTGCCTCCACCTCCCGCACCACCAGCGCCGCGGCCTCGCGCCCCAAGAAGAAGGTGACGAACCCATCGCCCGACCGTAACCCGGCAAAGAAGCCCCGCCTGACGTTCTCGATCCCGGGCCGGCCCCTGTCCGCAGTCGGCGAGGTGGGCGTGGCCATCCGCTACCTGCGCGCCGCGGACCCCGCCCTCGCCGCCGTCATCGACGCGCACGAGCCCCCCGTGTTCCAGTGCCCGCACCGCCCGTTCCACTCCCTCGTCCGATCCATCCTGTACCAGCAGCTCGCCTTCAAGGCCGCCGCCTCCGTCTACTCCCGCTTCCTCGCGCTTCTCGGCGGCGAGTCCTGCGTGGCCCCCGATGCCGTCCTCGCGCTCACCCCGCACCAGCTCCGCCAGATCGGGGTCTCCCCGCGCAAGGCTTCCTACCTCCACGACCTCGCCCGCAAGTATGCCTCCGggatcctctccgacgccgccatcGTCAACATGGACGACCGCTCCCTCGCCGCCATGCTCACCATGGTCAAGGGCATCGGCTCCTGGAGCGTCCACATGTTCATGATCTTCTCTCTCGCGCGCCCCGACGTGCTCCCCTCCGCCGACCTCGGCGTGCGCAAGGGCGTGCAGATGCTCTACGCCCTCGAGGACGTGCCTCGTCCGTCGCAGATGGACAAGCTGTGCGAGCGGTGGCGCCCCTATCGCTCAGTTGGGGCTTGGTACATGTGGCGGCTCATTGAATCCAAGGTGCCCCAGCCGGCGCCAGCCATCCCTGTTGGATCACTTGCTTTCCCTTCGCCGGACGGCCAGAGTATGCTACAGCAGCAAGAACAACAGCAACAGCAGACTGTCATCCAAATGATCGACCCCCTTCAGATGCTCCCAGGGATGGGGTGA